TTGATGCGCTCGAAGACCAGGTCGTCGCGGTGGATTTTCTGCCGGATGACCGGCCACTCATCCACCATCCGGAAGCCCTCCATGAGCACCGTCTCGGCGCGCAACGGATGGATGGCTTCCGCGTCCGGCTCCACCGGCTCCTGGATGAATTCGTAGGTGCCCGACTTCCAGGTGAAGAGACGGTAGAGGGTCTCCGTGGCCTGAAGCTGCATCATCGCCTGGAAGCGCTCGGCGGTGAGGGCCTGGCTGGAGACGAGCACGTCCCCCAGCCGCTTGAGCGTCCGGCGCTGCGTCTCCAGGGCCGCCTCGAGCTGCGTCTCGGTGATGAGCTCCGAGCGCACCAGCATGGCGCCGATGAGCTCCTTGCGCTTCCGGGTGACGCTCTCCGCCTTGATGATGTGGCCATCGTTGAAGCCGATGCGCACTTCCTGGTCCTTGGCGCGGACGTGGAGCGTGCCCGTCTTCTGCTGCTGCCCGATGAGCTGCAGGATGTCGCCAATACCAAAGTCCTTCAGGGTGCCTTGCAGGGACATCGCCGTTCACTCCCCCCGCCGCAGACGGCGTAGACCGCGCAACGACAGCAGGTGGACCCCCAGCAGCAGCAACGCCGCGGGCGCGAGCTTGAGGTAGAGGGGGGCTTCACCGTAGGGCCCTCGCACCAGGCCCTGGTGCAGGAGCACCGCGGCCAGCGCGAAGAGGAAACCGAACGCATACAGCGCGCCGCGGACCGGCACACCCGAGGCCACGTGCCCCGCTCCCGCTAGCACCGCGCCCAGGCTGTACGCCACGCGGCCCGTCCAGGCCTGATGCCGGTCCACCTGGAGCTGCTTTCGCGCCCTCAGCTGCTGCGGCACCAGCCCCCGGCGGGAGAAGACGTTGACGCACTGGCCACATTGCTTGCTGCCGATGCCCAGCTCCGGGTCGCAGCGCACGCACACCGCGCGGCCACAGCGCTCACACACCTTGGCCGCCTTCAAGCGGTCCCCCAAGAAGCCCCACAGGGCCAGCAGCACCGCCAGCGCCGCGGCCCCCGCGGAGGCCATGGGCCCGGGAGGAAGCCCTGGGAGCAGCCAGCGCGACACCTGCGTCTCCACCTGGCGCCCCGCCCCCGTGCCATCCGCGAGCGGAAGCCAGTCGGATTCCGCCAGTTGCGGGGCCAGCAGCAGCAGGTTGAGGAGCAGCCGGTCCTCCGGCGGCGGGTCCCGGACCAGCAGCGTTCCATCCAGCGCCTGCGCCGAGGCCATGGCCGTGGCGGCGCGATCCAGCTCCTTGCCGACCTCCGAGTCCGGCAGCGTCTTCGCCCTGCGGCGGACCACCTGCGCCAGGTTGTAGTGCGGAGCCGCCAGGTCCGGCGCCGACTGCGAGGCCTGCACGTAGAGCAGTGCCGCACCCTCCGCGTCTCCCAGCGCGACCAGGGTGTTGCCGAAGCGCGTAAGCAGGCGCGCATCCGAGCTCTTCAGCGCCGAGGCGGCCTTGAAGTGAGTCCTCGCCTCTTCCAGCAAGCCGCGCCGGGATTCGAAGTACGCCAGCGACAGCACCTCCGCGAACGTCGCCGAGCGGGACTCCATCCGCGCCAGTACGCGCGCCCGCGCCTCCTCGGCGGACAGGCCGCCCCGCTCCAGGAGGTACACGTCCTCGGCCGGCGTGCCCGCGAACGCCGTGACACGCGCGAGTTGCCCCGCCGCCAGCGGAAAGAGCCCCACGCCCGCCACCAGCACCGCCGCCACGATCCGCTCCGTGCGCGAGAGATAGAGAGACACGGTGGCCAGCATCACCAGCAGCGCGGGCAGCACGCCCAGCCCCAGCACCCACGGCAGGCTCAAGAGCAGCAGCCCCAGGACCAGGGACTGCCACCGGGAGACGACTCGCGGCAGCAGATGGTGGAAGTCATGCAGCGCGTAACGGAGCTTCCGTAGGAAGAACAAGCCCATCAGCAGCACCGCGGTGGCCCCCCAGGCCAGCAGCACCAGGGCGCCCAGGTCCGCCAACGCGGGCCGACGATAGCGGGCATCCTGCGCCAGTGTCGCCAGTGCCTGCCGCACCTGCCCCAACGTGCGGGACACGTCGCCCGGCTTCTCCAAGGCGTAGAGCTCCGCGAGCTCGAAGCGCGCGTAGGGCAGCCCCGGCGACAGCTCGACCGCCACCTCCGCCAACCGCACCGCGCCGGCCATGTCCCCCGCGCGGCGACGCACGGCCGCTTCGCGGAGGAAGCCCACGCTCAGGGGCTCCAGGTCCGTGGCGGCCAGCTCGACGCGCAATGTCCGCAGTTCCTTGAGGGACGCCGCCGCGGCGTCTCGATCATTCGTCGCGCGGGCCTGCCGCCACCGGTTCCAGAGGGCCTCCAGGTCCGCATCCGTCACCCGCGGCGCCAGCACCGGACTCAGCGTCACCGGCCTGGGGGTGATGACCGTGGGTTCAGCGACCGGCGGAGGACTGGCCGCCGCGGGAGTCCGGCCATTGGCGGGGACCGATTCGGCGGCCCTGACATTGCGCACGGGCCCCCTGGGCGCGCCGTCGGCGTCCTCGGTGGAGGCATCCTCCGCGGCGGGGACGTCTTCTTCCGGCACGTCCTCCGCGTAGGCGGCGTCATCCACCGGATCCATGGACTCATCCCGCAGGTCGGGCTCCATGGGGCCCGGATCCACCTCGGGAAGGCGCGTGGGGGCTTCCAGCTGCGCGGACGCCACGACGGGCACCAGAAGCGTGAAGCCACTGAGAAGGAGGGCAAGAAGCGGCAGGCGGATCATCCAGAGAGTGGATTGTAGGCGACCCAGGGCCAAGCGCGAAAACGAACGCCAGCCTGGCTGCCCACCTGCCGCGTTTGCCGGACAGCACCAGACCCGTGCGTGCTACAGGAACGTGCATGGCGGACACGACGCTGACCCCCGGGGCGGAGCTGGAGCGACTGGTCGACATCATGCGGAAGCTGCGCGCTGAAGGCGGCTGCCCGTGGGATCGCGAACAAGACCTGCGCTCGCTGCGGCCCTACCTCCTGGAAGAGGCCTTCGAGGTCTTGGAGGAGATGGACCGGGTCGCCTACGGTGGCTCCTGGCGGACCTTCTGCGAAGAGCTGGGAGACCTGCTTTTCCAGATTGTCTTCCACGCCCAGCTCGCCTCGGAGCTTGGAGAGTTCTCCCTGGCTGACGTGGCGAAGGCCATTGGCGACAAGCTGGTCAGCCGGCATCCCCATGTCTTCGGCAACGGCCAGCGAATGGAAGGCGCCGAGCAGGTCCTGGACAACTGGGCCAAGCTGAAGGCCGCGGAGAAGAAGCGCAAGACGGGCCGGGAGGGCTCGGTGCTGGACGGCGTCCCCGTCGCCGCCCCGGCGCTGATGCGCGCCGAGCGGCTCACGGAGAAGGCCAGCCGCATCGGCTTCGACTGGCCGGACGTCGCCAGCGTGCGCGCCAAGCTGACGGAGGAGTTGGGGGAGCTGGACGAGGCCATCGCCGCGAATGATCGGGATGCCATCGAGCACGAGCTGGGGGACGTGCTGTTCTCGCTCGCCAACCTCGCGCGCTTCGTCGGAGCCCCCGCCGAGGACGCGCTGCGGATGGCCATCCGCCGCTTCACCGCCCGCTTCCAGCACATCGAGTCCGCCCTCCGCGCCGAGGGTGTCGCCCTGGGGGACGCCACCCTGGAACACATGGAGCGTCACTGGCAGGAGGCCAAGGCGCGCGAAAAGGCCCTGCCATCTCCGACGTGGGTTCCGCGCGCGCCCGTCACCACGCTGAGGCTGGGCGTGGCGGATCTTCCCGCGCAGCGCGCCTTCTGGGACGTCCTGGCTCCGCGGCTGGGGTGGATCACCCGACGGGCTCCGGCGGCGGATCAGGCCCGCTATGAGGACGGGGGCATCCTGATCGCCTTCGAAGCGGCAGGGACGCCCACAACGGGCCTGCGGCTGAGCCTGACGGCCCCCTCCCTGGCGGCGGTGGAGCGACTCCCCGGCATCCTCGCGGAGATTCCGGGGAGTCGGCTGATCCAGCACCAGGCCGGCCGGCTCACCTTTCAAGATCCCGCGGGGCTGGTGTGGGAATATACGACTTCGGTAGAGTGATTTTCCTCGCAGGTGCCCTCGGCGGGGCGTCCAGAGCCCGGAAATCCCGGCTGGAGGCCCACACCCGCCTTGACGCCTGCGAGGCGTCGCAGTAAGGACGGCCCCTCTTTTAGCCTGCCATTACCGCTGGAGATTTCTCTTGGCCAACACCAAGTCCGCAGAGAAGCGTCACCGTCAGTCCCTGAAGCGCCGTGCGCGCAACGTCACCGTGCGCGGTGAGGTGAAGACCGCCGTCAAGTCCGCCCGCGAGGCGCTCGGCAGCAAGGATGGGGCGAAGATGACGGACGCCATCAAGTCGGCCGCCAAGGCGCTGAGCAAGGCCGCCACCAAGGGCGTGCTGCACAAGCGCACCGCTTCCCGCCGCATCTCGCGTCTCGCGAAGGCCGCCACCAAGGCCGCCCGCGCGCAGGCCTAGTCGAAGCCTCGGGGCCACCTCGCGTGGCCCTGCTTCATTCGTGCAGGCTGCCGGGAGGAGGCTCTTGCCTCCTCACCAGGCACCCGCGAGCCGGTCGTAGCCATCCCGCATCAAGACCTCCGCGAGGCGCTCGAGCGCGACCTGCCGGTTCGCCTCCGCCTCCAGGATGTCTCCGCTTCCCAGCACATAGTCCTCCGAGCCGAAAACCTCCGTCTGCTTGAGGACCTGTCCGTCCTTCACCACGCGGAGCTGCGCCCGAGCGGAGACGCGGAAGAAGAAGCCCGGGCTGGTGCTCTTGCCGACAACGGTCGTGGGCGTGTTCGCCACCGACAGCACCGTGCCCTCCATGCGCCCGTCGCAGGACTCCGCGCTGCCCAGCCGGCCCACGCGGATCAGCTCCTGCCGTAGGAAGCGCGTGAAGACTGTTTCCAGCGTGGGCTCGGGCGTAGCGTTGAGGAAGACGGGCGCGCAGAGGGACGTCACGCCAGCCGGGAGACCATCTCCGCGAGGCGCCAGGCGGTAGCCACAGCCCGCGGCTACCCACATTCCCACCACCACGCCAATGCGAAGACGCCGGGGTCCGACAGCGCAGGGTCGCGACATGCGCGGCACCCTACCCGGCCCGATCGGCCCGTCAAGACAGAGGGCCACCGTCTTGTGTCGGTGGAGGCGGCAGCGGTGACGACTCGCCGTCGACAGCCACGCCGCGCACCCGCAGGGCCTCCGACAACGACGTCCACGCCGCCAACAGCCGCGTGTCCCGGGGAGAGCCCCGCCGCGCCAACCCCAGGGGCCAGCGCACCTGCGCCCCCTGCCGAGGCACCAGGACGAGCCCGTGTGAACGGCACGTCAACGCCAGCAGGCCGCCCAGCGCCGCCATGCCCAACCCCAGCACCTTCAGCGCGACGGGCTGCGCCCACAGGCCCAGCAAGGCGAAGACGGTCAACGCCAGCGCCTCCCGGAAGTAGCGCGACTCCAGCCGCGCCTCCCGCAGCGAGTCCAACTCCACGGGAGGCACCATGACCGACGGGTGCGGTTGATAGAAGAGCCGCGTCCCCTGGCCGGAAAGCATGCGCCCTCCGCCCAGGTCCGCGACGAAGAACGGCTCCCCCGGTGCCGGGCCCCCGGGAAGGGGCGCTTCGGGAAGCACGGCCTCGCAGGCAATGCACCGCGGGCGGCCCGCGGGTTGGGGCCGCCCACATGCACCACACATGACGAGGACCTCGGCCGGCACCCGGATCCCCGCTCAGGTCGCGACGAAGTTCACGAGGCGCTTGGGGACGAAGACGAACTTGCGCAGCGTCTTCCCCGCCAGGGCCACCTGGACCTTTTCGTCCGCTTCTGCCGCGGCGCGAACATCCGCCTCCGCCGCGTCCGCCGCCACGCGAATCTCCGCGCGCAGCTTGCCGTTCACCTGCACGGCGTAGGGGATGACGTCGTCCACCACCAGCGCCGGATCGAACTCCGGCCAGGACTGCGCGACGGTGAAGTCCTTGCTGCCATAGGCCTCCGCGATTTCGTCCGCGATGTGCGGCGTGAACGGCGTGAGCACAACCGCCAGCAACCGCACGGCCTCCGCCATGGCGGCCTTCTCCGCGGCCGTTTCAGGTGTCCCCAGTGCGTAGAGCGCGTTGAGGCCTTCCATGATGCCGGCGATGGCCGTGTTGAAGGACAGGCGCTCGATGGCCTCCCCCACCCGCTTCAGCGTCTTGTGGGCGGCGCGGAGGATCTCCAGCGCCTTGCCCTCGTAGGGCCCGTCATGGGTGGCACCCGCGGCCGCCGCCTGGTGCGTGGCGGCCAGCGCCCAGACGCGCTTGAGGAAGCGGTACACGCCCTCCACCTGCTCATCGGACCAGTCGAAGTCCCGCTCTGGCGGGCCCGCGAACAACACGTAGGCCCGCGCCGTGTCCGCGCCGTACTTCTGGACGATGGAGGCAGGCGCCACCACGTTGCCCCAGCGCTTGGACATCTTCCGGCCATCCGGCCCGTTGACGATGCCCTGGGTGATGAGGCGCTTGACGGGCTCATCCACGGGGCTCAGCCCCAACAGCTTCATCACCCGCGTCCAGAAGCGGAAATAGAGCAGGTGCATCACCGCGTGCTCGGGCCCCCCCACGTAGATGTCCACGGGCAGGAAGCGCTGGGCCTCCTTCGGGTCGAACGGCGCGGCGTCGTAGTGCGGCGACAGGTAGCGCGCGAAGTACCAGCAGGAGTCAACGAAGGTGTCCATCGTCTCCGCCTCGCGCCGGGCAGGCCCGCCGCACTTCGGACACGAGGTGTTCACCCACGAGGCCACCTTCGCCAGCGGCGGCTCACCCTTGCCGGTGAGCACCGCCTGGGTGTCGATCTCCGGCAGGCGCACGGGCAGCTGCGCCACCGGCACCGGGATGCCATTGCGGTCCGG
This DNA window, taken from Myxococcus xanthus, encodes the following:
- the mazG gene encoding nucleoside triphosphate pyrophosphohydrolase encodes the protein MADTTLTPGAELERLVDIMRKLRAEGGCPWDREQDLRSLRPYLLEEAFEVLEEMDRVAYGGSWRTFCEELGDLLFQIVFHAQLASELGEFSLADVAKAIGDKLVSRHPHVFGNGQRMEGAEQVLDNWAKLKAAEKKRKTGREGSVLDGVPVAAPALMRAERLTEKASRIGFDWPDVASVRAKLTEELGELDEAIAANDRDAIEHELGDVLFSLANLARFVGAPAEDALRMAIRRFTARFQHIESALRAEGVALGDATLEHMERHWQEAKAREKALPSPTWVPRAPVTTLRLGVADLPAQRAFWDVLAPRLGWITRRAPAADQARYEDGGILIAFEAAGTPTTGLRLSLTAPSLAAVERLPGILAEIPGSRLIQHQAGRLTFQDPAGLVWEYTTSVE
- a CDS encoding tetratricopeptide repeat protein, with the protein product MIRLPLLALLLSGFTLLVPVVASAQLEAPTRLPEVDPGPMEPDLRDESMDPVDDAAYAEDVPEEDVPAAEDASTEDADGAPRGPVRNVRAAESVPANGRTPAAASPPPVAEPTVITPRPVTLSPVLAPRVTDADLEALWNRWRQARATNDRDAAAASLKELRTLRVELAATDLEPLSVGFLREAAVRRRAGDMAGAVRLAEVAVELSPGLPYARFELAELYALEKPGDVSRTLGQVRQALATLAQDARYRRPALADLGALVLLAWGATAVLLMGLFFLRKLRYALHDFHHLLPRVVSRWQSLVLGLLLLSLPWVLGLGVLPALLVMLATVSLYLSRTERIVAAVLVAGVGLFPLAAGQLARVTAFAGTPAEDVYLLERGGLSAEEARARVLARMESRSATFAEVLSLAYFESRRGLLEEARTHFKAASALKSSDARLLTRFGNTLVALGDAEGAALLYVQASQSAPDLAAPHYNLAQVVRRRAKTLPDSEVGKELDRAATAMASAQALDGTLLVRDPPPEDRLLLNLLLLAPQLAESDWLPLADGTGAGRQVETQVSRWLLPGLPPGPMASAGAAALAVLLALWGFLGDRLKAAKVCERCGRAVCVRCDPELGIGSKQCGQCVNVFSRRGLVPQQLRARKQLQVDRHQAWTGRVAYSLGAVLAGAGHVASGVPVRGALYAFGFLFALAAVLLHQGLVRGPYGEAPLYLKLAPAALLLLGVHLLSLRGLRRLRRGE
- the rpsT gene encoding 30S ribosomal protein S20 — encoded protein: MANTKSAEKRHRQSLKRRARNVTVRGEVKTAVKSAREALGSKDGAKMTDAIKSAAKALSKAATKGVLHKRTASRRISRLAKAATKAARAQA
- the lptE gene encoding LPS assembly lipoprotein LptE; this translates as MWVAAGCGYRLAPRGDGLPAGVTSLCAPVFLNATPEPTLETVFTRFLRQELIRVGRLGSAESCDGRMEGTVLSVANTPTTVVGKSTSPGFFFRVSARAQLRVVKDGQVLKQTEVFGSEDYVLGSGDILEAEANRQVALERLAEVLMRDGYDRLAGAW